Proteins from one Candidatus Poseidoniia archaeon genomic window:
- a CDS encoding replication factor C large subunit: MSNLPWSEKYRPATLADVKGNPHAVAQLRAWGSAWARGIPDQRGVILAGPAGCGKTSAALALAGEMGWEVVELNASDARSGSVIEGIALRAGLFAGFATDGTAPRTKLILLDEADNLYERPEQSAGKVKDYSDRGGRKAVMRTLRETRQPVILTVNDLYALTKGSGGAFRRLAQTIKFQRLSAATIREVLNAVAAAENIEIEPAVVQRLAANASGDLRGALNDLQSLAEGGLTVDDEQVDALGVRDRESEMFDTLRAIFEGDDYDGPRKAIFDLHEPPGEVATWVSDNLPLMYRQPNDLERAYRRVAHADLLLARTRRQQNYGLWGYASELLSSGVALSRRHPPSGARLQFPSWIRKMGASRGRRAARDSLAAKIGAAAHMSKRQAKLEQLAVVAASCHGDAEKAARIAGKLELTEGELAQLLGTTPKDRKLKAIMEASQPFRQEREVITLRTRPPAAKRTAAAATDGSDDEAAEPAQPDVAADKAQKSLFDF; this comes from the coding sequence ATGAGCAACCTGCCCTGGAGTGAGAAGTACCGCCCCGCCACCCTGGCCGACGTCAAGGGCAACCCGCACGCGGTGGCGCAGCTGCGCGCGTGGGGTTCGGCGTGGGCGCGCGGCATCCCCGACCAGCGTGGCGTCATCCTGGCGGGGCCGGCCGGTTGCGGCAAGACCTCGGCCGCGCTGGCGTTAGCGGGTGAAATGGGGTGGGAAGTGGTTGAGCTGAACGCCTCCGACGCGCGGTCGGGGTCGGTCATCGAAGGCATCGCCCTCAGGGCGGGGCTCTTCGCGGGCTTCGCCACCGACGGCACCGCGCCGCGTACCAAGCTGATTCTGCTCGACGAAGCCGATAACCTCTACGAGCGGCCGGAGCAGTCGGCTGGCAAGGTGAAGGACTACAGTGACCGCGGCGGCCGCAAGGCGGTGATGCGCACGCTGCGCGAGACGCGGCAGCCGGTCATCCTGACGGTCAACGACCTCTACGCGCTGACGAAGGGCAGCGGCGGCGCGTTCCGGCGGCTGGCGCAGACCATCAAGTTCCAGCGGCTCTCCGCCGCAACCATCCGCGAAGTGCTGAACGCAGTCGCCGCCGCCGAAAACATCGAAATCGAGCCGGCGGTGGTCCAGCGGCTCGCCGCCAACGCGAGCGGCGACCTTCGCGGCGCGCTCAACGACTTGCAATCTTTGGCCGAGGGCGGGCTGACGGTCGACGACGAGCAGGTCGATGCGCTGGGCGTCCGCGATCGCGAGTCGGAGATGTTCGACACGCTGCGCGCCATCTTCGAAGGCGACGACTACGACGGCCCCCGCAAGGCGATTTTCGACCTGCATGAGCCGCCCGGCGAAGTCGCGACGTGGGTCAGCGACAACCTGCCGCTGATGTACCGCCAGCCGAACGACCTCGAGCGCGCCTACCGCCGCGTCGCGCACGCCGACCTGCTGCTGGCGCGCACCCGTCGCCAGCAGAACTACGGCCTGTGGGGCTACGCCAGCGAGCTGCTGAGCAGCGGCGTCGCGCTCTCGCGCCGCCATCCCCCGTCGGGCGCGCGGCTGCAGTTCCCGTCGTGGATTCGCAAGATGGGCGCCTCGCGCGGCAGGCGGGCAGCACGCGACTCGCTCGCCGCCAAGATAGGCGCGGCGGCGCACATGTCCAAGCGGCAGGCGAAGCTGGAGCAGCTCGCCGTCGTGGCGGCGAGCTGCCACGGCGACGCCGAAAAAGCGGCGCGCATCGCCGGCAAGCTGGAGCTGACCGAAGGCGAACTGGCGCAGCTGCTCGGCACGACTCCCAAAGACCGTAAGCTGAAAGCCATAATGGAAGCGTCGCAGCCCTTCCGGCAGGAGCGCGAAGTCATCACGCTCAGGACGCGGCCGCCCGCGGCGAAGCGGACGGCCGCGGCCGCCACCGACGGCAGCGACGACGAAGCGGCGGAGCCGGCGCAGCCCGACGTGGCGGCCGATAAGGCGCAGAAGAGTTTGTTTGACTTCTAA
- a CDS encoding DEAD/DEAH box helicase, translating to MLPAILEHFGIAELYPPQAEAIPLVERGESLLLAVPTAAGKTLVAYLALLRAAAAGRRGMYLVPLRALAWEKVEELRALTAAVLPEARVGVSVGDYDRTRGLGDCDIIVATSERADSLLRHSPEWLPQVGCLVADEVHLLNDSRRGPTLEVTLTRFRELVPDLQLVALSATVSNAAEIADWLGATLVSSDFRPVPLARGICTDTRLEWEAGARQVLPRAGAEGLVQQRLPDQSLVFVSTRRGAEAQAKRLAPIIEPALTPDEREALAEVADALETGADEATSFDRGLAQLLRRGVAFHHAGLTNRHRQLIEAQFRARRLKALVATPTLAAGVNLPARRVIVRDLKRWEASFQSNQPLPVLEVLQMLGRAGRPGYDAEGEGVLMAKDVAQAEEAESAYFRGEPEPVVSRLGAEPALRTHLLALIAAGAASDREALHSFLDRTLFGAQGELWRTQHRLNRVLEFLREEGLITMTGAEPGEFAPASETQREGFAATDFGRRVAQLYVDPLTGVTMRRALESGVPPNPLGLLHMVARTPDIHSLYVRKQELETYLVRMMNAEGELMLPTPEDRVEVEFYLWDLKTALLLQDWSEEMPEEQLLKRYSTTPGDIRAKVDVAEWLLYAACELARLLAPEAVAELEQLRTRISHGVRRELLPLLALPGVGRIRARALFNHGFAAPDAFATATEAELARVPGIGPRLAEQLAGRREPEQTTL from the coding sequence GTGCTGCCCGCTATTCTGGAGCACTTCGGTATCGCTGAGCTTTACCCGCCGCAGGCGGAGGCAATACCGCTGGTCGAGCGCGGTGAGTCGCTGCTGCTGGCGGTGCCGACCGCCGCCGGCAAGACGCTGGTCGCCTACCTCGCGCTGCTGCGCGCCGCGGCGGCAGGCCGCCGCGGCATGTACCTCGTCCCGCTGCGCGCGCTGGCGTGGGAGAAGGTCGAAGAGCTGCGCGCGCTCACCGCAGCGGTGCTGCCAGAGGCGCGCGTCGGGGTCAGCGTCGGCGACTACGACCGCACGCGCGGGCTGGGCGACTGCGATATCATCGTCGCGACCAGCGAGCGCGCCGACTCGCTGCTGCGCCACTCGCCCGAGTGGCTGCCGCAGGTGGGCTGCCTTGTCGCCGACGAGGTGCACCTGCTCAACGACTCGCGGCGCGGGCCGACGCTCGAGGTGACGCTGACGCGCTTCCGCGAACTGGTGCCCGACCTGCAGCTGGTGGCGCTCTCGGCGACGGTTTCCAACGCGGCCGAGATTGCCGACTGGCTCGGTGCGACGCTCGTGAGCAGCGATTTTCGGCCGGTGCCGCTGGCGCGCGGCATCTGCACCGACACGCGGCTCGAGTGGGAAGCGGGCGCGCGGCAGGTGCTGCCGCGCGCCGGCGCCGAGGGGTTAGTGCAGCAGCGGCTGCCCGACCAGTCGCTGGTCTTCGTCTCGACGCGACGCGGGGCCGAAGCGCAGGCGAAGCGGCTGGCGCCGATCATTGAGCCGGCGCTCACGCCCGACGAGCGCGAGGCGCTGGCGGAAGTGGCTGACGCGCTGGAGACGGGCGCCGACGAGGCGACCAGCTTCGACCGCGGGCTGGCGCAGCTGTTGCGTCGCGGCGTCGCGTTCCACCACGCCGGGCTGACGAACCGGCACCGCCAGCTCATCGAGGCGCAGTTCCGGGCGCGGCGGCTGAAGGCGCTGGTCGCGACGCCGACGCTCGCCGCCGGCGTCAACCTGCCGGCGCGGCGCGTTATCGTGCGTGACCTGAAGCGCTGGGAAGCTTCATTCCAGTCCAACCAGCCCTTGCCCGTACTCGAGGTATTGCAGATGCTCGGCCGGGCGGGGCGGCCGGGCTACGATGCCGAAGGCGAAGGCGTGCTGATGGCGAAGGACGTCGCGCAGGCCGAGGAGGCTGAGAGCGCCTACTTCCGCGGCGAGCCGGAGCCGGTGGTTTCGCGGCTGGGCGCCGAGCCGGCGCTGCGCACCCACCTGCTGGCGCTGATTGCGGCCGGCGCGGCGAGCGACCGCGAGGCGCTGCACAGCTTTCTCGACCGCACGCTCTTCGGCGCGCAGGGCGAGCTGTGGCGCACGCAGCACCGGCTCAACCGCGTGCTGGAGTTCCTGCGCGAGGAGGGGCTCATAACGATGACCGGCGCCGAGCCGGGCGAGTTCGCCCCCGCCAGCGAGACGCAGCGCGAGGGATTCGCGGCGACCGATTTCGGCCGCCGCGTCGCGCAGCTCTACGTCGACCCACTTACGGGCGTTACGATGCGCCGTGCGCTCGAATCGGGCGTCCCGCCCAACCCGCTCGGCCTACTGCACATGGTGGCGCGGACGCCCGACATCCACTCGCTCTACGTACGCAAGCAGGAGCTGGAGACCTACCTTGTGCGGATGATGAATGCCGAAGGCGAACTGATGCTCCCGACGCCCGAGGACCGGGTCGAAGTGGAGTTCTACCTGTGGGACCTGAAGACCGCGCTGCTGCTACAGGACTGGAGCGAGGAGATGCCCGAGGAGCAGCTACTCAAGCGCTACTCGACCACGCCGGGCGACATCCGCGCCAAGGTGGACGTCGCCGAATGGCTGCTCTACGCTGCCTGCGAGCTGGCGCGACTGCTCGCGCCGGAGGCGGTCGCGGAGCTGGAGCAGCTGCGCACGCGCATTAGCCACGGGGTGCGGCGCGAGCTGCTGCCGCTGCTCGCGCTCCCCGGCGTCGGCCGTATCCGGGCGCGGGCGCTCTTCAACCACGGCTTCGCGGCGCCCGACGCGTTCGCCACCGCCACCGAGGCGGAGCTGGCGCGGGTGCCCGGCATCGGCCCGCGGCTGGCGGAGCAGCTGGCGGGGCGGCGCGAGCCGGAGCAGACAACGCTCTAA
- a CDS encoding nucleoside triphosphate pyrophosphohydrolase family protein: protein MSQSFAQMLDRVRAFHEKHDFAGNNGHDMAYRLLLTMEEVGELAECITKGKPQADRAEELADLLILTFGHAIAMDVDLEAAFDAKLAEVMERPAIRGDLGVRVTRYEPPA, encoded by the coding sequence ATGTCGCAAAGCTTTGCGCAGATGCTCGATCGCGTGCGCGCCTTCCACGAGAAGCACGATTTTGCCGGGAACAACGGCCACGACATGGCGTACCGGCTGCTGCTGACGATGGAAGAGGTGGGCGAGCTGGCCGAGTGCATCACCAAGGGCAAGCCACAGGCGGACCGCGCGGAGGAGTTGGCCGACCTGCTTATCCTGACGTTCGGCCACGCCATCGCGATGGACGTGGACCTGGAGGCGGCGTTCGACGCCAAACTCGCCGAAGTCATGGAGCGCCCCGCTATCCGGGGCGATCTCGGCGTGCGGGTGACGCGTTATGAGCCTCCTGCCTGA
- the map gene encoding type II methionyl aminopeptidase: MEADELVKWRHAGELARDALQYGRKLIVDGADVLAAVTRIEDYVRRNDGGLAFPVNIATDEEAAHWTPSSRTARCFKAGELVKLDVGVEIDGYIGDNALTVEIDGSRHDELRAAALKGLEQVIELAAPGVSTGLLGSAVQETIEASGLRPVANLTGHGIKRYDLHSGLSIPSVGGHRGTALRKDDVIAVEPFATNGAGRVGGKRNSNIYHLGSPRRVRDSAAAELLEQVRGEFHGLPFAERWLHAFSDEPRKPLQRLLRSGAVGFYPVLDELGHGMVAQAEHTLLLTSGGVEVLTA, encoded by the coding sequence TTGGAGGCTGACGAGCTGGTAAAATGGCGCCACGCCGGCGAGCTGGCGCGCGACGCGTTGCAATATGGGCGCAAGCTCATCGTCGACGGGGCGGACGTGCTGGCGGCGGTCACCCGGATTGAGGATTACGTGCGCCGCAATGATGGCGGGCTGGCGTTTCCGGTCAACATCGCCACCGACGAGGAGGCGGCGCACTGGACACCGTCGTCGCGCACCGCCCGCTGCTTCAAGGCGGGCGAACTGGTGAAGCTTGATGTCGGGGTCGAGATTGACGGCTACATCGGTGACAACGCGCTCACCGTCGAAATCGACGGCTCGCGGCACGACGAACTGCGCGCGGCAGCGCTGAAAGGGCTGGAGCAGGTGATTGAGCTGGCGGCGCCCGGAGTTTCCACGGGATTGCTCGGCAGCGCCGTGCAGGAGACCATCGAGGCGAGCGGGCTGCGGCCGGTCGCCAACCTGACCGGCCACGGCATCAAGCGTTACGACCTGCACAGCGGGCTCTCGATTCCAAGCGTCGGCGGCCACCGCGGGACCGCGCTGCGCAAGGACGACGTGATTGCGGTCGAGCCGTTCGCGACCAACGGTGCCGGTCGCGTCGGCGGCAAGCGCAATTCCAATATATACCATCTAGGCAGCCCCCGTCGCGTGCGCGACAGTGCGGCGGCAGAACTGCTCGAGCAGGTTCGCGGCGAATTTCACGGGCTCCCCTTCGCCGAACGCTGGCTGCACGCGTTCAGCGACGAGCCGCGCAAGCCGCTCCAGAGGCTGCTGCGCAGCGGCGCGGTGGGCTTCTACCCAGTGCTTGACGAACTGGGCCACGGGATGGTGGCGCAGGCGGAGCACACGCTGCTCCTGACCAGTGGTGGCGTGGAGGTGCTGACGGCGTGA
- a CDS encoding citrate/2-methylcitrate synthase, which produces MASRSEASTALPEPTKGLSGIVAADTTLSFIDGEKGLLKYCGYGIDDLATSSSFEEVVCLLYDRGLPSAERLADMRARIGAARVLPPEVKQVIEQLAGRTSPMSTLRTVVSALGHYESNVKLKELPPKALRLVGQIAAAVAMIHRLREGLAPIEADPERGHAADFLHMLLGSEPTETQAKALDLYLILLADHGFNASTFSGRVTAGTLANLHSAITSSVGTLSGPLHGGANEKAMEMIIKIGSPDAAAEWVVEKIAAKQRIMGFGHRVYKVDDPRAPHLKASSHALWEERGDTTLFDTSVAIEKAVKAAKPLITNVDFYSATLLYGLDIPTDLFTPLFAMSRVAGWTAHVLEQYGDNRLIRPRARYVGKADRTYVPLKQR; this is translated from the coding sequence GTGGCCTCCCGCAGCGAAGCTAGCACTGCCCTCCCCGAGCCGACCAAAGGTCTGTCGGGAATCGTCGCCGCCGACACGACGCTCAGTTTTATCGACGGCGAAAAGGGCCTCCTGAAATACTGCGGCTACGGCATCGACGACCTCGCCACCAGTTCCAGTTTCGAGGAGGTGGTCTGCCTGCTCTATGACCGCGGGCTCCCTTCGGCGGAGCGACTGGCTGACATGCGTGCACGCATCGGCGCCGCCCGTGTGCTGCCTCCCGAGGTGAAGCAGGTTATCGAGCAGCTCGCCGGGCGCACATCGCCGATGAGCACGCTGCGCACCGTCGTCTCGGCGCTGGGCCACTACGAGTCAAACGTGAAGCTGAAGGAGCTGCCGCCCAAGGCGCTGCGGCTGGTGGGGCAGATTGCGGCCGCGGTGGCGATGATTCACCGCCTGCGCGAAGGGCTGGCGCCAATCGAGGCCGACCCCGAACGGGGGCACGCGGCCGATTTCCTGCACATGCTGCTCGGCAGCGAACCGACCGAAACACAGGCTAAGGCGCTCGATCTCTACCTCATCCTGCTCGCCGACCACGGCTTCAACGCCTCCACCTTCTCCGGGCGCGTCACTGCCGGCACGCTGGCGAACCTCCACTCGGCGATTACCTCCTCGGTCGGGACGCTCAGCGGCCCACTGCATGGCGGCGCCAACGAGAAGGCGATGGAGATGATAATCAAAATCGGCTCGCCCGACGCCGCCGCCGAATGGGTGGTGGAGAAGATTGCGGCGAAGCAGCGCATCATGGGCTTCGGCCACCGCGTCTACAAGGTTGATGACCCGCGCGCGCCGCACCTGAAGGCGTCGTCGCACGCGCTGTGGGAAGAGCGGGGCGACACGACGCTCTTCGACACCAGCGTCGCCATCGAGAAGGCGGTCAAGGCGGCGAAGCCGCTCATCACCAATGTCGACTTCTACTCAGCGACACTGCTCTACGGGCTCGACATTCCTACGGACCTGTTCACGCCGCTCTTCGCGATGTCGCGTGTAGCTGGCTGGACCGCGCACGTGCTCGAGCAGTATGGCGACAACCGGCTGATTCGCCCCCGCGCGCGCTACGTCGGCAAGGCCGACCGCACTTACGTCCCGCTCAAACAGCGCTGA
- a CDS encoding chloride channel protein: MNLSLPPARLQRMATSPMLRLNMLAALTGAAVACLAWLFLQAIDGVQWLFYRDGGFLEHNYGVWILLVPAAGGLATGLIIKYYAREVRGHGVPVVMEAVAVNRARLGTHVALAKGAAAAICIGTGFSLGRIGPLILMASTFGSEVGQRMGLSVEETRTMVGCGAAAALTTAFNAPLAGVIFAIELIVTEFRTRSFIPLVVATVIATAFARTIKGDIAAFDSLPLYSLNSQLEYLLYLVLGLLAGLAAAGFIKLLFAFDRMMTALHQLPLPAQTALGGLAVGAIALAFPEILGNGFDITHGMLQGTADTSRLRGPDGLLTIDNMALLLATLFILKLIATSISIGSGGSGGVFTPSLFLGAALGATFGLAVAPLGFTAPAGAYALVGMAAFTAAATRGTLTAIVLLFEMTGVYDIILPLMLACVVADAVCYVISEHSIYTAKLAQRGVHIDMGAEQDLMRMLTIGEAMSEEVMTLAPDTPLEVAISQLEDTGHMSFPVLEQGKLVGIITWTDLHNAVVNRDRHLTVGDYCVREVLTVTPDDPLTRALDLLGQKQISHLPVVDPRDATQLVGLITKGDIIKAYNQRRLVRRKLSWDQKGESL, from the coding sequence GTGAATCTCTCGCTGCCTCCCGCGAGGCTGCAACGGATGGCCACTTCGCCGATGCTGCGGCTCAACATGCTGGCGGCGCTCACGGGCGCCGCGGTAGCGTGCCTGGCGTGGCTTTTCCTGCAGGCAATTGACGGCGTCCAGTGGCTATTCTACCGCGACGGTGGGTTTCTCGAGCATAATTATGGCGTCTGGATACTGCTGGTGCCGGCGGCCGGCGGGCTGGCGACGGGGCTGATTATCAAGTACTACGCCCGCGAGGTGCGCGGTCACGGGGTGCCGGTGGTGATGGAAGCAGTGGCGGTGAACCGCGCCCGGCTCGGCACCCATGTCGCGCTTGCCAAGGGCGCCGCAGCAGCCATCTGCATCGGCACCGGCTTCTCGCTGGGGCGCATCGGCCCGCTAATCCTGATGGCCTCGACCTTCGGCTCCGAGGTGGGGCAGCGCATGGGGCTGAGCGTCGAGGAGACGCGCACCATGGTCGGCTGCGGGGCAGCAGCAGCGCTCACGACAGCGTTCAACGCGCCGCTCGCTGGAGTCATCTTCGCTATCGAACTAATCGTGACCGAGTTCCGCACTCGCTCATTCATTCCGCTGGTAGTGGCGACCGTCATTGCTACGGCGTTCGCGCGCACCATCAAGGGCGATATTGCGGCGTTCGACAGCTTGCCACTATATAGCCTGAATTCGCAGCTCGAGTACCTGCTCTACCTCGTGCTGGGGCTGTTGGCAGGGCTGGCGGCAGCCGGCTTCATCAAGCTGCTCTTCGCCTTCGACCGCATGATGACGGCCCTGCACCAGCTGCCACTGCCGGCGCAGACCGCACTGGGTGGCCTGGCGGTGGGCGCCATTGCGCTGGCTTTCCCCGAAATCCTCGGCAACGGTTTCGACATCACCCACGGGATGTTGCAGGGGACCGCCGACACCTCCCGACTGCGCGGCCCCGACGGCTTGCTCACAATTGACAACATGGCGCTGCTGCTGGCGACCCTCTTTATCCTGAAGCTAATCGCCACCTCCATCTCGATTGGCAGCGGCGGCTCCGGCGGCGTCTTCACGCCTTCGCTGTTTCTCGGCGCCGCGCTTGGTGCCACTTTCGGGCTGGCGGTCGCGCCGCTCGGCTTCACCGCCCCGGCCGGCGCGTATGCGCTGGTGGGGATGGCCGCCTTCACCGCCGCGGCGACGCGTGGGACGCTGACTGCTATCGTGCTACTGTTCGAGATGACTGGCGTCTACGACATTATCCTGCCACTGATGCTGGCGTGCGTCGTGGCGGACGCGGTCTGCTACGTAATTTCGGAGCACTCGATTTACACTGCCAAACTGGCGCAGCGCGGCGTCCACATTGACATGGGTGCCGAGCAGGACCTGATGCGCATGCTCACCATCGGGGAGGCAATGTCGGAGGAGGTGATGACGCTTGCGCCCGACACGCCACTCGAGGTGGCCATCAGCCAGCTCGAGGATACGGGCCACATGTCGTTCCCGGTGCTGGAGCAGGGAAAGCTGGTCGGCATCATCACCTGGACTGACCTGCATAACGCGGTCGTGAACCGCGACCGCCACCTGACAGTCGGCGACTACTGCGTCCGCGAAGTGCTGACTGTGACGCCCGACGACCCGTTGACGCGTGCGCTGGACCTGCTGGGGCAGAAGCAAATCAGCCACCTGCCGGTAGTTGACCCGCGCGATGCTACACAACTGGTGGGGCTGATTACCAAGGGCGATATCATCAAGGCCTACAACCAGCGGCGGCTGGTGCGGCGCAAGCTGAGCTGGGACCAGAAAGGTGAAAGCCTTTAA
- a CDS encoding 50S ribosome-binding GTPase, which translates to MSLAEKIADIEAEIASTKYNKATQHHIGKLKAKMAQLREQVIAASSGPKGSGYSVRKAGDATVALVGLPSVGKSTLLNSLTAAESETAAYAFTTLDVIPGVLKHRDAIIQLLDLPGLIEGAARGAGRGREVLSVIRAADLVLHIVDACESAPHVILKELEDAGLRLDGRPPNGSIARMGQGGIEVISTVEQELEDEAIKVVAREYGVVNAQIVLREYIELDDLIDLLAGSRVYVPSLTVLTKVDLASKKQLARARELCPGAIEIAPPTGEGLDDLRDAIYARLDFISVFMKPQGQAADMEEPLVVRRGTTIAEICQALHRDFRRKFRYALVTGPSAKFPGQTVGLGHRVADGDVVSIITHR; encoded by the coding sequence GTGTCCCTCGCCGAGAAGATAGCCGACATCGAGGCTGAAATCGCCAGCACCAAGTACAACAAGGCGACGCAACACCACATCGGTAAGCTGAAGGCGAAGATGGCGCAGCTGCGCGAGCAGGTCATCGCGGCATCGTCCGGCCCGAAGGGGAGCGGCTACAGCGTTCGCAAGGCGGGCGACGCAACAGTGGCGCTAGTGGGGCTGCCGAGCGTCGGCAAGTCGACGCTGCTCAACTCACTGACCGCCGCCGAGAGCGAGACTGCGGCGTACGCGTTCACGACGCTGGACGTGATTCCCGGCGTGCTCAAGCATCGCGACGCGATTATCCAGCTGCTTGACCTGCCGGGGCTGATTGAGGGCGCTGCGCGGGGCGCCGGGCGGGGGCGCGAGGTGCTCTCGGTCATCCGCGCAGCCGACCTGGTGCTGCACATTGTCGACGCCTGCGAGTCGGCGCCGCACGTCATCCTGAAAGAGCTGGAGGACGCCGGGCTGCGGCTTGACGGGCGGCCGCCGAATGGCTCGATAGCGCGGATGGGGCAGGGCGGTATCGAGGTCATTTCGACCGTCGAGCAGGAGCTTGAGGATGAGGCCATCAAGGTGGTTGCACGCGAATACGGGGTGGTCAACGCACAGATTGTACTGCGCGAATATATCGAGCTGGATGACCTGATTGACCTGCTCGCCGGCTCGCGCGTCTACGTCCCTTCGCTGACGGTCCTGACCAAGGTCGACCTCGCCAGTAAAAAGCAGCTGGCGCGGGCGCGCGAACTCTGCCCCGGCGCCATCGAGATTGCGCCGCCTACGGGGGAGGGGCTCGACGATTTGCGTGACGCGATTTATGCGCGGCTCGACTTTATCTCGGTCTTCATGAAACCGCAGGGGCAGGCGGCCGACATGGAGGAGCCGCTGGTGGTGCGGCGCGGGACGACCATAGCCGAAATCTGCCAGGCGCTGCACCGTGATTTCCGCCGCAAGTTTCGCTACGCGCTGGTCACCGGGCCGTCAGCCAAGTTTCCCGGACAGACTGTCGGCCTCGGGCATCGTGTCGCTGATGGCGACGTGGTGAGCATAATCACTCACCGCTAG
- a CDS encoding SAP domain-containing protein: MGLFGRKKKKKAKKPVLEPVAAAVAPAAAPVAQAQPIVELASPPTNIQPDMVIEMDMDIQPAVVAAQPAVELAPAAQPAAPAGQSADWHKRSEKPLMDIHRRLDSMLEEDSASLEERYHERFGDKLPKSVAGNAPAKKEEPAAEGKKITFKSRSSISFKPRAAADPEPATEPEEEPAAAEAPAAEDAPSGDASPGIGSRIAGGARSAGSRTSGAIGSGASAVGRGARATSSAIGSGARATGSAIGSGARATGAAIGSGASKVAGLFQRGDSGDAKPAAKKAAPKKKAAAKKKAAKPDYGAMTGAQLKAELKKQGLPVSGKKAELLKRLQKA; encoded by the coding sequence ATGGGTCTGTTCGGACGAAAAAAGAAGAAGAAGGCGAAGAAGCCGGTGCTCGAGCCGGTTGCAGCAGCCGTAGCGCCAGCCGCGGCTCCGGTCGCGCAGGCGCAGCCCATCGTCGAGCTGGCGTCACCGCCGACCAACATCCAGCCTGACATGGTCATCGAGATGGACATGGACATCCAGCCGGCAGTCGTGGCCGCCCAGCCGGCGGTCGAACTCGCGCCAGCCGCGCAGCCCGCGGCGCCAGCCGGGCAATCGGCCGACTGGCACAAACGCAGCGAGAAGCCGCTGATGGATATTCACCGCCGCCTCGACAGCATGCTCGAGGAGGATTCGGCGTCGCTAGAGGAGCGCTACCACGAGCGATTCGGCGACAAGCTCCCCAAGTCGGTCGCGGGTAACGCACCGGCGAAGAAGGAAGAGCCGGCCGCCGAGGGGAAGAAAATCACCTTCAAGTCACGCTCCAGCATAAGTTTCAAGCCGCGCGCAGCGGCGGACCCCGAGCCAGCCACTGAACCGGAGGAAGAACCGGCTGCCGCGGAAGCGCCAGCCGCTGAAGATGCCCCGTCAGGCGACGCGTCGCCCGGCATCGGCTCGCGCATTGCGGGCGGCGCACGCAGCGCCGGCTCGCGCACCAGCGGCGCCATTGGCAGCGGCGCGTCCGCCGTCGGACGCGGAGCTCGCGCGACCAGCTCGGCAATCGGCAGCGGTGCACGCGCAACCGGCAGCGCCATCGGCAGTGGCGCACGCGCAACGGGTGCCGCCATCGGCAGCGGCGCCTCAAAGGTCGCCGGCCTCTTCCAGCGCGGCGATTCCGGCGACGCAAAGCCGGCGGCGAAGAAAGCAGCGCCGAAGAAGAAGGCAGCCGCGAAGAAAAAAGCGGCGAAACCTGATTATGGCGCGATGACCGGCGCCCAGCTCAAGGCGGAGCTGAAGAAGCAGGGACTGCCGGTCTCGGGCAAGAAGGCCGAGCTCCTCAAGCGGCTACAGAAAGCCTAG
- a CDS encoding L-threonylcarbamoyladenylate synthase — protein MEIDAARAHLRSGGLLVYPTDTLWGLGCAALDGVAVARLLRLKARSSDGLSVMVGSCDELWALGERSPTAEALAVRWLPGPLTLVLPAVCALPAGVGRDGTVGLRVPDHSVALALARRLPLVTTSANRHGESPAATLAGARAALGDAARYLDGASPQGEPSTVVRVTADGCEVLRAGAISEAELEASLGG, from the coding sequence GTGGAAATCGACGCGGCGCGGGCGCACTTGCGGAGCGGGGGGCTGCTGGTCTACCCGACCGACACGCTGTGGGGGCTCGGCTGCGCTGCGCTTGACGGCGTAGCAGTCGCGCGACTGCTGCGCCTTAAAGCCCGCTCTTCGGATGGGCTGAGCGTGATGGTCGGTTCCTGCGACGAGCTCTGGGCGCTCGGCGAGCGGTCGCCCACCGCGGAGGCGCTCGCCGTGCGCTGGCTGCCGGGGCCGCTGACGCTGGTGCTGCCCGCAGTGTGTGCGCTGCCGGCCGGCGTCGGCCGCGACGGCACTGTCGGCCTGCGCGTTCCCGACCACTCCGTCGCGCTGGCGCTGGCGCGCAGGTTGCCGCTCGTGACGACCAGCGCCAACCGCCACGGCGAATCGCCCGCGGCAACGCTGGCAGGGGCGCGCGCGGCGCTGGGCGACGCCGCGCGCTATCTCGACGGCGCATCCCCGCAAGGCGAACCGTCGACGGTCGTGCGCGTAACTGCCGACGGCTGTGAAGTGCTGCGCGCCGGTGCGATTTCCGAAGCGGAACTGGAGGCGTCGCTTGGAGGCTGA